CGGGTGGGCATCGGGCAGGAGGGCGGCGGCCACGGCTTCCAGATCAGCCAGCGCGCCGACTACTTCGAGGTCGAGGTCGGGCTGGAGACCACGCTCAAGCGCCCCATCATCAACACCCGGGACGAGCCGCACGCCGACGCCGAGAAGTACCGCCGGCTGCACGTCATCATCGGCGACGCCAACCTGTCGGAGATCTCCACCTACCTCAAGCTCGGCACCACCGCACTGGTGCTGTCGATGATCGAGGACGGCTTCATCGCCGTCGACCTCGCCGTCGACCAGCCCGTGCGCACCCTGCACCGGGTCTCCCACGACCCCGACCTCAAGCAGCTGGTCCAGCTGCGCAGCGGCCGCCGGCTCACCGCCGTCCAGCTCCAGATGGAGTACTACGAGCTGGCCCGCAAGTACGTCGAGGACCGCTACGGGCAGGACGCCGACGACCAGACCACCGACGTGCTGGCCCGCTGGGAGGACGTGCTGGTCCGGCTGGAGCGGGACCCGATGAGCCTGTCCCGGCAGCTCGACTGGATCGCCAAGAAGGAGATCCTGGAGGGCTACCGGCAGCGCGACGGCCTGGAGTGGGACAGCCCCCGGCTCCAGCTGGTCGACCTCCAGTACAGCGACGTGCGGGCCGACAAGGGCCTGTACAACCGGCTGGAGGCGCGCGGCCGGTTCGACCGGCTCTTCACCGAGGACGAGGTGCGCCGCGCCGTCACCCAGCCCCCCGACGACACCAGGGCGTACTTCCGCGGCCGCTGCCTGGAGCAGTACGCCGACCACGTGGCCGCGGCCTCCTGGGACTCCGTCATCTTCGACCTGCCCGGCCACGACAGCCTCCAGCGCGTCCCGACCATGGAGCCGCTGCGCGGCACCCGGGCGCACGTCAAGGAGCTGCTCGACCGGTGCCGCACCGCCGAGGACCTGGTGCGCGTCCTCTCCGGCGGGTAACTTTTCGATCACCTGGGGTGAACATTTCCCCGACGGGGAATCATTCCGGTGAGCAGCCAGCGTTGAACGAGAACACCGAACGAGCGGGGTGAGGGAAATGGCGGAGAAGGACACCGGC
The window above is part of the Kitasatospora sp. NA04385 genome. Proteins encoded here:
- the dop gene encoding depupylase/deamidase Dop, whose translation is MTVRRVMGIETEYGISVPGHPNANAMLTSSQIVNAYAAAMHRARRARWDFEEENPLRDARGFDLARDVADSSQLTDEDIGLANVILTNGARFYVDHAHPEYSSPEVTNPRDAVLWDKAGERIMAAAAERALELPNGQRILLYKNNTDNKGASYGTHENYLMQRSTPFADIVRHLTPFFVSRQVVCGAGRVGIGQEGGGHGFQISQRADYFEVEVGLETTLKRPIINTRDEPHADAEKYRRLHVIIGDANLSEISTYLKLGTTALVLSMIEDGFIAVDLAVDQPVRTLHRVSHDPDLKQLVQLRSGRRLTAVQLQMEYYELARKYVEDRYGQDADDQTTDVLARWEDVLVRLERDPMSLSRQLDWIAKKEILEGYRQRDGLEWDSPRLQLVDLQYSDVRADKGLYNRLEARGRFDRLFTEDEVRRAVTQPPDDTRAYFRGRCLEQYADHVAAASWDSVIFDLPGHDSLQRVPTMEPLRGTRAHVKELLDRCRTAEDLVRVLSGG